A window from Cryptomeria japonica chromosome 1, Sugi_1.0, whole genome shotgun sequence encodes these proteins:
- the LOC131071978 gene encoding large ribosomal subunit protein bL12c — MAAVTKSPLFLSSTPTSFSRAPSPRVSSAVALKPQIHSISLRAATRRSVAVKATAASPKVEELGTALKQLTLEEARTLVDWLQAELGVSAASFAPAAVVAAPGAAAGGGAEAEAAAEEKTEFDVIIEDVPSSARIAVIKVVRALTNLALKDAKDMIEGLPKKLKEGAGKDDAEEAKKKLEEAGAKVAIA, encoded by the coding sequence ATGGCGGCTGTAACAaaatctcccctcttcctctcttcaACACCAACGTCATTTTCGAGAGCACCATCACCGCGCGTTTCCAGCGCCGTGGCGCTGAAACCCCAAATCCACAGTATTTCCTTACGAGCCGCTACAAGGCGCAGTGTGGCTGTCAAAGCCACAGCTGCAAGCCCTAAAGTAGAAGAACTAGGTACAGCACTGAAGCAGCTGACCCTGGAGGAGGCTCGAACCCTGGTCGATTGGTTGCAAGCTGAGCTGGGCGTCTCAGCTGCCTCCTTCGCGCCGGCCGCGGTAGTGGCCGCACCGGGCGCAGCTGCTGGCGGCGGTGCCGAAGCCGAAGCCGCAGCGGAGGAGAAGACGGAGTTCGATGTTATTATTGAAGATGTTCCAAGCAGTGCCCGAATTGCTGTCATCAAGGTCGTACGTGCACTTACCAATTTGGCGTTAAAAGACGCTAAAGATATGATTGAGGGTTTGCCTAAGAAGCTCAAGGAGGGTGCGGGTAAGGACGATGCAGAGGAGGCTAAGAAGAAGTTGGAGGAAGCCGGTGCTAAGGTTGCCATCGCCTAA